Genomic segment of Vulpes lagopus strain Blue_001 chromosome 7, ASM1834538v1, whole genome shotgun sequence:
ATAGGATCGAGATGACCACACCTCAGGAAGGGGTAGCTGATACCGAGGCCATAGCCAAGACAGAGAAGACGACAGGGGtctggggggcagggcagctgccCGCCTTCCAGATGTTTCTCCAACGCCTCAGTCACCATCTCGCTTTGGGGAATGTGGCCCCGGGAAGGCCTGGGCAGGCCCCCTGGCCACACCTGCTCCAGCCCAGCTTGACTCACCGGCAAAGGCACGGGCCTCGTCAGTGGGCACGGCCCGCAGGTGGCGAAGGTCACTCTTGTTGCCCACCAGCATGATGACGATGTTGCTGTCGGCGTGGTCCCGCAGCTCCTTCAGCCAGCGCTCCACGTTCTCATAGGTCAGGTGCTTGGCGATGTCATACACGAGCAGTGCGCCCACTGCACCGCGGTAGTACCTGTGGGGGCAGGGCGTGAGCCAGCTGCCAGGGCCCCCCACGACCCCCTAGCCCGGGCTCTGTGGGCAGCAGCCCCTAGGCCCCCACACACAGAGCAGGAGGCACAGGGCCCGCTCAAGGGGTGGCCACTGCAGCTTCGAGGGAGACAGGTGTGTCCTGAGGTTCTGGCTCTGCTCCCCAGGTTCAGCTCAGGAATACAGAGCCAGAGGAAGAAGTCTGGGACCTGGGGTCAGAAGACACtcataaaaaggaagaaggagagagccACTGCTGGGCACAACCTCTGATGCCCACCGTGGCTCAGCCAGCCCGACCACCAAGGAGACAGATGGCCACATGTCCACCCCGAAGGATTAGGGACATGAGAAGGTGACCAGGCTTTGGTGGAGGGAGTCCCAAGGACACAACTGGCTGAGGACCACAGAGAGGTGACCCTCACCGTGCGGCCAGCATCCAGAGAGATCAGAGCCTCAGGGGACTCCAGGGGTCAGAGGGAGCGAAGGACATGGCTACCCTAGGGTCACAGTGTGGCCAACACTGGGTATTGGTCTCCCCAATGGTCCCACAGTTCCTGGAGGTCCTGTCCCACCACCCTGGGCTGCCCGCTGTGCAGAGGTGTGCTCTCCCCTTCTCCTGCCCAACTCCTACCCGTTCTTCAAGGCCCACCAGCCCACCGCCGTGGCTGCCTGCATCTCCCCAGCCCCGGCACTCACGCGGAGGTGATGGCACGGTAGCGCTCCTGCCCGGCGGTGTCCCAGATCTGCGCCTTGATGGTCTTGCCGTCCACCTGGATGCTGCGGGTGGCGAATTCCACGCCGATGGTGCTCTTGCTCTCCAGGTTGAATTCGTTGCGGGTGAAGCGTGATAGCAGGTTGCTCTTCCCCACGCCCGAGTCCCCAATGAGCACCActttggggggcaggagggacatAGGTGAGACTCTGCAGGCCAGCTTCCCCGAGCCAAGGCCCAGACACCACCCATGTGCACCTGCAGGACTGTCAGGGGCACTGGGTGCTGCACAAACTTGAAAGTCAATGTCAGAGCAGTCGGAGccatcctggagcccagggcaccaCATTCCCTGGTGCAGAAGCAAACAGGGGCTCAGGACTTCTGCAAACACAGCCACTGTGGGTGGCATAACACCCCAGCTGTCTCCGGTCCTTCGGAGCAGGGCTGCCCCCACTGCGAGGGCTGGACCCAGACATCTCAGCAGGTAtgtcttaacctctctgggctgcCTTTTCTGCAAGAGGGGGACTCAAGGAGAAATGGCAGGATCAGAACTCCACAAGCACCCAGCATGCTAAGACAGGCCGGGGAGTGGTCATGACCAGTGTTCTTCCAGGTTCTTACCAGAAGGGCCGGTCTCCAGAGCTCTAAGTAACAGGAAATGAGGAGTCTCG
This window contains:
- the RAB11B gene encoding ras-related protein Rab-11B, with product MGTRDDEYDYLFKVVLIGDSGVGKSNLLSRFTRNEFNLESKSTIGVEFATRSIQVDGKTIKAQIWDTAGQERYRAITSAYYRGAVGALLVYDIAKHLTYENVERWLKELRDHADSNIVIMLVGNKSDLRHLRAVPTDEARAFAEKNNLSFIETSALDSTNVEEAFKNILTEIYRIVSQKQIADRAAHDESPGNNVVDISVPPTTDGQKPNKLQCCQNL